A part of Microbulbifer salipaludis genomic DNA contains:
- a CDS encoding oxidative damage protection protein: protein MSRTVFCRKYQEELEGLPNPPFPGPKGQDIYDNVSKKAWGEWMAHQTMLINEKRLNMMEPSSRAYLAEQMGKFFAGEDYDDAEGFVPEQDGDK from the coding sequence ATGTCTCGCACCGTCTTCTGCCGCAAATACCAGGAAGAACTCGAAGGCCTCCCCAACCCGCCCTTCCCGGGCCCCAAGGGGCAGGACATCTACGACAACGTCTCCAAGAAAGCCTGGGGTGAGTGGATGGCCCACCAGACCATGCTGATCAACGAAAAGCGCCTCAACATGATGGAACCGTCCTCCCGCGCCTACCTGGCAGAACAGATGGGCAAATTCTTCGCCGGTGAAGACTACGACGACGCCGAAGGCTTCGTTCCCGAGCAAGACGGCGACAAGTAA
- the mutY gene encoding A/G-specific adenine glycosylase — protein MPADSKPKPKTPGRFQQALLKWFDQHGRHDLPWQQDINPYRVWVSEIMLQQTQVAAVIPYYQRFMESFPTVEALASASQDQVLAHWSGLGYYARARNLHKCAQTVVNEHNGEFPRSVDALTELPGIGRSTAGAIASISMDLRAAILDGNVKRVLARIHAVDGWPGQTAVANTLWEIAEKYTPAKRTGDYTQAMMDLGATLCTRAKPACERCPFEQHCIARAQGNPTDYPGKKPKKEKPERQTTLLLIEHDGELYLEQRPASGIWGGLWSPPQLEGDDGGEASAQEWLAAKDPDASEIQALPPMRHTFSHFHLDIHPVWIRLPNKPGQVAEAASGWYKLRQLDRPRSGQDLGLPAPIAKLVKQLTAMRAPLLAPC, from the coding sequence ATGCCCGCCGATTCCAAGCCCAAGCCCAAGACCCCCGGTCGCTTTCAGCAGGCCCTGCTCAAATGGTTCGACCAGCACGGCCGCCACGACCTGCCGTGGCAGCAGGACATCAACCCCTACCGGGTGTGGGTCTCGGAAATCATGCTGCAGCAGACCCAGGTAGCGGCGGTAATTCCCTATTACCAGCGGTTTATGGAATCTTTTCCCACGGTTGAGGCACTTGCCAGTGCCAGCCAGGACCAGGTGCTGGCCCACTGGAGCGGCCTCGGTTACTACGCCCGCGCGCGCAACCTGCACAAATGCGCGCAGACCGTGGTCAATGAACACAATGGCGAATTCCCTCGCAGCGTGGATGCCCTCACCGAACTGCCCGGCATCGGCCGCTCTACCGCGGGCGCCATCGCCAGTATCAGCATGGACCTCAGGGCCGCGATTCTGGACGGCAACGTCAAACGGGTACTCGCCCGCATCCACGCCGTCGACGGTTGGCCGGGGCAGACCGCCGTGGCCAACACCCTGTGGGAGATCGCCGAGAAGTACACCCCGGCCAAGCGCACCGGCGACTACACCCAGGCAATGATGGACCTGGGCGCCACCCTGTGCACCCGTGCCAAACCCGCCTGCGAGCGCTGCCCCTTCGAGCAGCACTGCATCGCCCGCGCCCAGGGCAACCCCACGGACTACCCCGGCAAAAAGCCGAAAAAGGAAAAGCCCGAGCGCCAGACTACCCTGTTGCTGATCGAACACGACGGCGAGCTGTACCTCGAGCAGCGCCCCGCCAGCGGCATCTGGGGTGGCCTGTGGAGTCCCCCGCAACTGGAAGGGGACGATGGAGGAGAGGCCAGCGCGCAGGAATGGCTGGCGGCAAAGGACCCGGACGCCAGCGAGATCCAGGCCCTGCCGCCCATGCGCCACACCTTCAGCCATTTCCACCTGGACATCCATCCGGTGTGGATCCGCCTGCCCAATAAGCCCGGGCAGGTGGCGGAAGCAGCCAGTGGCTGGTATAAACTGCGCCAGCTCGACCGCCCCCGATCCGGACAGGATCTGGGCCTGCCGGCGCCCATCGCCAAGCTGGTCAAACAATTAACGGCCATGCGCGCCCCACTATTGGCACCCTGTTAG
- a CDS encoding MBL fold metallo-hydrolase, translating into MNVNKNVSLTLGAIAVAALILFSQRAQIAPVLMERAMPRMMAADTVAELGDGLHVAVCGAGSPMADPQRSGPCLLVMAGDNLLMVDAGSGGAKTIGMMRLPIGEIDAVLLTHFHSDHIDGLGEVATLRWASGANTSPLPVIAPEGVEPVVQGFNLAYSHDVQYRNDHHGDTVAPLSGKGMLAQPFAVPADGVGEIVWDRDGLRVTAFRVEHAPVEPAVGYRFDYAGRSVVISGDTVQSPNLEHFAKGADLLLHEALSRKLVGIIEKVGKQTGNAIAAKVMYDIQDYHTDPREAAESAQRAGVGHLALYHLVPPLRIPAMEAVFVDGLDEIYSGPVTVTRDGTLFSLPAGSDEIRLVSEGL; encoded by the coding sequence GTGAATGTGAACAAAAATGTAAGCCTCACTCTCGGGGCAATTGCCGTCGCCGCTTTGATTTTATTCAGCCAGCGCGCACAAATTGCGCCGGTCCTGATGGAGCGCGCCATGCCTCGAATGATGGCCGCCGACACCGTCGCGGAACTCGGTGATGGCCTGCACGTTGCCGTGTGCGGCGCCGGCAGCCCCATGGCTGACCCGCAGCGTTCCGGTCCCTGCCTGCTGGTGATGGCCGGCGACAACCTGCTGATGGTGGATGCCGGCAGCGGCGGCGCCAAGACCATCGGCATGATGCGCCTGCCCATTGGCGAAATCGACGCGGTGCTGCTGACCCACTTCCATTCCGACCATATCGATGGCCTCGGCGAAGTGGCCACCCTGCGCTGGGCCAGCGGCGCCAACACCAGCCCCCTGCCGGTGATTGCCCCAGAAGGCGTCGAGCCGGTGGTACAGGGTTTTAACCTGGCGTATTCACACGACGTGCAGTACCGCAACGACCACCACGGCGATACCGTGGCACCCCTGTCCGGCAAGGGCATGCTGGCGCAACCGTTTGCGGTACCGGCAGATGGCGTGGGTGAAATTGTGTGGGACCGCGACGGTCTGCGCGTCACCGCCTTCCGCGTCGAGCACGCGCCGGTGGAGCCGGCCGTGGGCTACCGCTTCGACTACGCCGGCCGCAGCGTGGTGATCAGCGGCGATACCGTGCAATCGCCCAACCTGGAGCACTTCGCCAAGGGTGCGGACCTGCTGCTGCACGAAGCGCTGTCACGCAAACTGGTAGGCATCATCGAGAAGGTGGGCAAGCAAACCGGTAACGCCATCGCCGCCAAGGTGATGTATGACATCCAGGACTATCATACCGACCCGCGCGAGGCCGCCGAGAGCGCCCAGCGCGCCGGCGTTGGCCACCTGGCCCTATACCACCTGGTACCGCCACTGCGCATACCGGCTATGGAGGCGGTATTTGTGGACGGCCTCGACGAGATCTATTCCGGCCCGGTGACCGTTACCCGCGACGGCACCTTGTTCTCCCTGCCCGCCGGCAGCGACGAAATCCGCCTGGTCTCCGAAGGCCTTTGA
- a CDS encoding glutathione S-transferase C-terminal domain-containing protein, translating to MTSAYTMYGIPASLYTAKVRCYMRKQGIGFTECGVNHPHFQQAIVPQLGRFIMPVVESAAGEVIQDGTDIIDYFEQQGLYRQSAYPDTPLQRTVAHLFELFGGEGLLRPAMHYRWHFDEENLAFLKDEFCAGLVPPGTDEDGRTQIFEFASGRMRKAAVGFGAPVEARALIEQSYAEFLALFSEHLAAAPYLLGGRPTLGDYGLTGPLYGHMARDPKPAALMRETAPRVARWVERMHAPEQVVVEYAEEYAGENAPLFADDAIPDTLKALMRYVAEEYLPELEAHVAFANQWLRERPDLQDGTNGCENPATRMIGKAEFQWRGMPLCTWVMPYRFYLLQRIQDSYDAAAAAEQEAIAALFAETGLAALLTLRTDRRVERKAHLEVWGPLR from the coding sequence ATGACCTCAGCCTATACGATGTATGGAATCCCCGCTTCGCTGTATACCGCCAAGGTACGCTGCTATATGCGCAAGCAGGGTATCGGGTTTACCGAATGCGGGGTGAACCACCCGCATTTCCAGCAGGCGATCGTGCCGCAGCTCGGCCGTTTTATCATGCCGGTGGTGGAGAGTGCCGCGGGTGAGGTGATCCAGGACGGTACCGACATCATCGATTACTTCGAACAGCAAGGCCTGTACCGCCAGTCGGCCTACCCCGATACGCCGCTGCAACGTACGGTGGCGCACCTGTTCGAGCTGTTTGGCGGTGAGGGCCTGCTGCGTCCGGCGATGCACTACCGCTGGCACTTCGACGAGGAAAACCTGGCCTTTCTGAAAGATGAGTTCTGTGCGGGCCTGGTACCGCCCGGCACGGATGAGGATGGGCGCACGCAAATATTCGAGTTTGCCAGCGGGCGCATGCGCAAGGCCGCGGTCGGCTTCGGCGCGCCGGTCGAGGCGCGCGCACTGATCGAACAGTCTTACGCCGAATTCCTGGCGCTGTTCTCCGAGCACCTCGCCGCTGCGCCCTACCTGCTCGGTGGCCGCCCAACCCTCGGCGACTACGGTCTCACCGGCCCCCTCTACGGGCATATGGCGCGCGACCCCAAGCCGGCCGCGCTGATGCGCGAGACCGCGCCGCGGGTGGCGCGCTGGGTGGAGCGTATGCATGCGCCGGAACAGGTGGTCGTGGAGTACGCGGAAGAATACGCGGGCGAAAACGCTCCGCTGTTCGCCGATGATGCCATTCCCGATACCCTGAAGGCGCTGATGCGCTATGTGGCTGAGGAATACCTCCCGGAGCTGGAGGCGCATGTGGCCTTTGCCAATCAATGGTTGCGCGAGCGCCCGGACCTGCAGGACGGTACCAACGGTTGCGAAAACCCCGCCACACGTATGATCGGCAAGGCAGAGTTCCAGTGGCGCGGCATGCCATTGTGCACCTGGGTGATGCCGTACCGTTTCTACCTGCTGCAGCGCATCCAGGACAGCTACGACGCGGCAGCGGCCGCCGAACAGGAAGCCATCGCGGCGCTGTTTGCCGAGACCGGACTGGCAGCGCTGCTGACCCTGCGTACCGACCGCCGTGTGGAACGCAAGGCGCACCTTGAAGTGTGGGGGCCGCTGCGCTGA
- a CDS encoding acyl-CoA dehydrogenase C-terminal domain-containing protein produces MPEYKAPLRDMQFVLQEVFDCEAHYRKLGFEDVDTDTMNAIYEEAAKFVEDVVAPLNRIGDEQGCQWNDGEVTTPDGFKEAYEQYMEAGWPTLAQSEAFGGQGLPHSLQQPISEMISAANHSWSMYPGLSHGAMATLEAHGTDAQKARFLPALVEGRWTGTMCLTEPHCGTDLGLLRTRAEANDDGSYRLNGSKIFISAGDHDLAENIVHIVLARIPGSPAGTKGISLFIVPKVNVSEKGELEERNGVHCASIEHKMGIKGSATCVLNFDDARGYLIGEVNRGLNCMFTFMNSARLGVALEGVAASEAAFQGSLAYARERLQMRALSGTKNPDGAADPIIVHPDVRRMLLTQKAFAEGGRAMSADLSLLIDITHKSTDADERARAEAKLALLTPIAKAFLTETGMESTSHGVQVYGGHGFISEWGMEQLMRDTKISCLYEGTTGIQALDLLGRKVLGSQGELLKGFMLEMGSFLGDCSTDEQLAAHAAVIGQYLEELQSLTATIGKRAMSNPEEIGAASVDYLMFAGYVVLAYYWLRMMATAQQKLAEGSGDANFYTAKLQTGAFYFDRVLPRAKSHSACIQNGGESMMAMAAEHFAF; encoded by the coding sequence ATGCCCGAATATAAAGCCCCGCTGCGCGATATGCAGTTTGTACTCCAGGAAGTGTTCGACTGCGAGGCCCACTATCGCAAGCTCGGTTTCGAGGATGTCGATACGGACACCATGAATGCCATTTACGAAGAAGCGGCCAAGTTTGTCGAGGACGTTGTCGCACCCCTGAACCGCATCGGCGACGAACAGGGCTGCCAGTGGAACGACGGTGAAGTGACCACGCCCGACGGCTTCAAGGAAGCCTACGAGCAGTATATGGAAGCGGGCTGGCCAACCCTGGCACAGAGCGAGGCGTTTGGTGGCCAAGGCCTGCCGCATTCGCTGCAGCAGCCGATCAGCGAAATGATATCCGCAGCCAACCACAGCTGGAGTATGTACCCGGGCCTCAGCCATGGCGCCATGGCAACGCTGGAGGCGCACGGCACCGACGCGCAGAAAGCCCGTTTCCTGCCGGCGCTGGTCGAAGGGCGCTGGACCGGCACCATGTGCCTGACCGAGCCCCACTGCGGCACTGACCTGGGCCTGCTGCGCACCAGGGCCGAAGCCAACGATGATGGCAGCTACCGCCTCAACGGCAGCAAGATTTTTATCAGTGCCGGTGACCACGACCTGGCAGAAAACATTGTGCACATCGTGCTGGCGCGCATCCCCGGCTCCCCGGCGGGTACCAAGGGCATTTCGCTGTTTATCGTGCCCAAGGTCAACGTGAGTGAAAAGGGCGAGCTCGAGGAGCGCAATGGCGTGCACTGCGCCTCCATCGAACACAAGATGGGCATCAAGGGCAGCGCCACCTGCGTACTCAATTTTGACGATGCCCGCGGCTACCTCATTGGCGAGGTCAACCGCGGCCTCAATTGCATGTTCACCTTTATGAACTCTGCGCGCCTGGGCGTAGCACTCGAGGGCGTGGCCGCTTCGGAAGCCGCCTTCCAGGGCTCACTGGCCTACGCCCGCGAGCGCCTGCAGATGCGCGCGCTGTCCGGCACCAAGAACCCGGACGGGGCGGCCGACCCGATCATCGTGCACCCGGACGTACGCCGCATGCTGCTGACCCAGAAGGCGTTTGCCGAGGGCGGCCGCGCCATGAGCGCCGACCTGTCGTTGCTGATCGACATCACCCACAAAAGTACCGACGCGGACGAGCGTGCGCGCGCGGAAGCCAAGCTGGCCCTGCTCACCCCTATTGCCAAGGCCTTCCTCACCGAGACCGGCATGGAGTCCACCAGCCACGGTGTGCAGGTGTACGGCGGCCACGGATTTATTTCCGAATGGGGCATGGAACAGCTGATGCGCGACACCAAGATTTCCTGCCTGTACGAAGGCACCACCGGCATTCAGGCACTCGACCTGCTGGGCCGCAAGGTACTGGGCAGCCAGGGCGAACTGCTGAAAGGCTTTATGCTGGAAATGGGCAGCTTCCTCGGCGACTGCAGCACTGACGAACAACTGGCTGCACACGCAGCAGTGATCGGCCAGTACCTGGAAGAACTGCAATCGCTGACCGCAACAATCGGCAAACGCGCCATGAGCAACCCGGAAGAAATTGGTGCGGCCTCGGTGGATTACCTGATGTTCGCCGGCTACGTGGTGCTCGCTTACTACTGGCTGCGCATGATGGCCACCGCACAGCAGAAACTCGCCGAAGGCAGTGGCGATGCAAATTTCTACACCGCCAAATTACAAACCGGTGCGTTTTATTTTGACCGGGTTCTGCCCCGCGCCAAGAGTCACAGTGCCTGTATCCAGAATGGTGGAGAAAGCATGATGGCGATGGCAGCAGAGCACTTTGCCTTTTAA
- a CDS encoding AMP-binding protein, giving the protein MNRPWQETLYPPGVPAEIDPDAHASIAEVFQESVKKFPQNPSFISMGSELTYTQLGEKAEVFAAFLQQDLGLVKGDRLAIMVPNLLQYPIALFGAQLAGITVVNVNPLYTERELRHQLQDSGSKAIVIFEIFAHTLEAVIDDTPVVNVITTGVGDCLGLKGKLLNFVVRKVKKAVPAFQLPGAIGFNEALARGARLDLSPVTICGDDIAFLQYTGGTTGVAKGAVLSQRNIIANMLQTRAMIEPIVEEGKEIMVTALPLYHIYALTCNCLAFMFSGGSNLLIANPRDLDGFVKTLSKYRFTFFTGVNTLFNGLMNTPGFDKLDFSALKVSMAGGMATQRAVAEKWQEKTGCAVLEGFGLTECSPCVTVSPYTQDYFSGAIGVPLPSTDVRLVDENGEDVAAGEPGELLVKGPQVMQGYYQRPEATAEVLHDGWLATGDIATLGEDGLLRIVDRKKDMILVSGFNVFPNEIEEVVAMHESIATAGAIGVPCEQTGEKVRVYVEVHEGELDTEALIAHCRQHLTAYKVPREFEVMDELPKTPVGKVLRKDLRKLLTEA; this is encoded by the coding sequence ATGAATAGACCTTGGCAAGAGACTCTTTACCCACCAGGCGTTCCTGCAGAAATTGACCCGGATGCACACGCCTCCATCGCTGAAGTGTTTCAGGAATCGGTTAAAAAATTTCCGCAGAACCCGTCATTCATCAGCATGGGCAGCGAACTCACCTACACCCAGCTGGGAGAAAAAGCCGAGGTGTTTGCCGCTTTCCTGCAGCAGGACCTGGGGCTGGTTAAAGGCGACCGCCTGGCCATCATGGTACCCAACCTGCTGCAGTACCCCATCGCACTGTTTGGCGCGCAGTTGGCGGGCATTACCGTGGTCAACGTCAACCCGCTTTACACCGAGCGTGAACTGCGCCATCAGCTGCAGGATTCCGGTAGCAAGGCGATCGTCATTTTCGAAATCTTCGCGCACACCCTCGAGGCAGTTATCGACGATACGCCAGTGGTGAATGTAATTACCACCGGGGTGGGCGATTGCCTCGGCCTCAAGGGCAAATTGCTTAATTTTGTGGTGCGCAAAGTCAAAAAGGCGGTGCCGGCGTTCCAACTGCCCGGCGCTATCGGCTTTAACGAGGCCCTGGCCCGCGGTGCACGCCTGGACCTGTCACCGGTGACCATCTGTGGCGATGACATCGCGTTCCTGCAGTACACCGGGGGTACCACCGGTGTGGCCAAGGGCGCAGTACTGAGCCAGCGCAATATCATCGCCAACATGCTGCAGACCCGCGCCATGATCGAGCCGATTGTGGAAGAGGGCAAAGAAATAATGGTCACGGCGCTGCCGCTCTACCATATCTATGCACTCACCTGTAACTGCCTCGCCTTTATGTTCAGTGGTGGCAGCAACCTGCTGATCGCCAACCCCCGCGACCTGGACGGGTTTGTAAAAACCCTGTCCAAATATCGCTTCACTTTCTTCACCGGTGTTAACACCCTGTTCAACGGCCTGATGAATACCCCCGGCTTCGACAAGCTGGATTTCAGCGCCCTCAAGGTAAGTATGGCCGGCGGCATGGCCACCCAGCGGGCAGTGGCCGAGAAGTGGCAAGAAAAGACCGGCTGTGCCGTGCTCGAAGGCTTCGGCCTTACCGAGTGCTCCCCCTGCGTAACGGTAAGCCCCTACACCCAGGATTACTTCAGCGGCGCAATCGGTGTGCCCCTGCCTTCCACCGACGTGCGTTTGGTCGATGAAAATGGCGAGGATGTGGCCGCAGGCGAACCCGGCGAGCTGTTGGTGAAAGGGCCACAGGTCATGCAGGGCTATTACCAGCGCCCGGAGGCCACCGCCGAAGTTCTGCACGACGGCTGGCTCGCCACCGGTGACATTGCCACCCTGGGTGAGGACGGCCTGCTACGTATTGTCGACCGCAAGAAAGACATGATTCTGGTCTCCGGCTTTAACGTATTCCCGAACGAAATCGAGGAAGTGGTGGCGATGCACGAATCCATCGCCACCGCCGGTGCCATCGGTGTGCCCTGTGAGCAGACCGGAGAGAAAGTGCGCGTGTACGTGGAAGTTCATGAGGGTGAGCTGGATACCGAGGCTCTGATTGCCCACTGCCGCCAGCACCTCACCGCCTACAAGGTGCCGCGGGAATTCGAAGTGATGGATGAATTGCCAAAAACTCCTGTTGGCAAAGTGTTGCGTAAAGACCTGCGCAAACTCCTGACCGAAGCCTGA
- a CDS encoding DsbA family protein yields the protein MAQTFKSQGGAATMDPSRLLRWLTSKVMTRVCAPQRLQARRDKAEAARQRDRAAHVVEYFHQVDDGYSYLAAQMLGALVGRYGIELEVHLVSAPSGNNVAEPELLTRLSRVDAALIAPHYGLGFPGGDEAPAPELVQQASAILSAQSLSGFLACAAEVGEALWAGNRVRLQALADQWGSASDDRLAERIAAGNARRRQLKHYSGGMFFYGNEWYWGVDRLYHLERRLAELGVDHLPANPLLAARPPLEPIDSQRAGSLTLEFFPSLRSPYTAVCFDRVVEFARDAGIKLVLRPVLPMVMRGVPATREKGMYIFTDAAREARAAGVAYGDFYDPIGDPVRRAYALYPWACEQGREVELLSCFLRAAFTEGVNTNKDRGLRYVVEQAGLDWQQAQSLLAANARSSHGEREWEALLEGNREALYAAGLWGVPSFRLLDQSGHERLAVWGQDRLWLVARAIQQLLAEQPEPAG from the coding sequence ATGGCGCAAACATTCAAAAGTCAGGGTGGCGCGGCCACGATGGACCCCAGCCGACTATTGCGCTGGCTGACATCGAAGGTGATGACGCGGGTGTGTGCGCCGCAGCGCCTGCAGGCGCGCCGGGACAAAGCGGAAGCCGCTCGCCAGCGCGACCGCGCGGCACATGTGGTGGAGTATTTTCATCAGGTGGACGACGGCTACAGTTACCTTGCAGCGCAAATGCTGGGCGCTCTGGTTGGGCGCTATGGCATCGAGCTGGAGGTTCATCTGGTCAGTGCTCCGAGCGGCAACAATGTAGCCGAGCCGGAATTACTCACACGCCTGTCGCGGGTGGATGCTGCGCTGATCGCTCCGCACTACGGCCTGGGGTTTCCCGGAGGCGACGAAGCCCCCGCACCGGAGCTGGTGCAGCAGGCCTCCGCCATCCTTTCCGCTCAGAGTCTCAGTGGTTTTCTGGCCTGCGCTGCAGAAGTCGGAGAGGCTTTGTGGGCCGGTAACCGCGTGCGACTACAGGCACTTGCCGATCAATGGGGTAGCGCCAGTGACGATCGGCTTGCGGAGCGCATTGCCGCTGGCAATGCCCGGCGACGCCAGCTCAAGCATTATTCCGGGGGCATGTTCTTTTATGGCAATGAATGGTACTGGGGCGTCGACCGCCTCTATCATTTGGAGCGGCGCCTGGCCGAACTGGGTGTGGATCATCTACCTGCCAACCCACTGCTGGCAGCGCGCCCGCCACTGGAGCCGATTGACTCCCAGCGTGCAGGCAGTCTCACCCTGGAATTCTTTCCTTCCCTGCGCAGCCCTTACACCGCTGTGTGCTTTGACCGCGTGGTGGAATTTGCCCGTGACGCCGGTATCAAGTTGGTATTGCGGCCGGTGCTGCCGATGGTGATGCGCGGCGTGCCGGCGACCCGCGAAAAGGGTATGTATATCTTTACCGACGCAGCACGGGAAGCGCGCGCGGCGGGCGTCGCATACGGCGATTTCTATGACCCCATCGGCGACCCGGTGCGCCGCGCCTATGCGCTCTACCCCTGGGCCTGTGAACAGGGGCGCGAAGTGGAGCTGTTGTCGTGCTTCCTCCGGGCGGCGTTTACCGAGGGTGTCAATACCAATAAAGACCGGGGCCTGCGTTACGTGGTGGAGCAGGCCGGGCTGGATTGGCAGCAGGCGCAGAGCCTCCTCGCTGCAAACGCGCGGTCGTCACACGGCGAGCGTGAATGGGAAGCTCTTTTGGAGGGTAATCGCGAGGCGCTATACGCGGCGGGCCTGTGGGGCGTGCCGAGTTTCCGCTTGCTCGACCAGAGCGGCCACGAGCGGCTCGCGGTGTGGGGTCAGGACCGCCTTTGGCTGGTGGCCCGCGCGATCCAGCAGTTGCTGGCAGAGCAGCCGGAGCCTGCAGGCTGA
- a CDS encoding NADH:flavin oxidoreductase → MSEQSNPLFTPFSVKSLTLQNRVVMAPMTRDFSPGGIPGDDVAGYYRRRAEGGTGLIITEGTTVNDPVASLSQRVPEFHGEAALAGWKKVVGDVHAAGGKIFPQLWHVGTARDARKSANPELPSAGPSGLLKPGKQIAEPMTTAHIERVIQAFAEAAADAQKLGFDGVELHGAHGYLIDQFFWEGTNQRSDAWGGSMAKRGQFAVEIIKAVRAATGPDFPIMLRYSQWKQQDYTARLAQTPQELHDFLAPLADAGVDLFHCSQRRYWEPEFEGSDLNLAGWTKELTGKPTVTVGSVSLDGDFFGAFAGQSSETRAIDDLLTRLERGEFDLVAVGRALLQDPQWANKVRDGRLDELQSFNGESLGRLT, encoded by the coding sequence ATGAGCGAACAGAGCAACCCCCTGTTTACCCCCTTCAGCGTGAAGAGCCTGACCTTGCAAAACCGCGTGGTAATGGCGCCGATGACCCGTGATTTTTCCCCGGGCGGCATACCCGGTGACGATGTGGCCGGCTACTACCGCCGCCGCGCCGAAGGCGGCACCGGACTGATCATTACCGAGGGCACCACGGTCAACGACCCGGTAGCCAGCCTCAGCCAGCGCGTACCGGAATTTCACGGTGAAGCCGCGCTCGCCGGCTGGAAAAAAGTGGTGGGGGATGTGCACGCTGCCGGTGGCAAAATCTTCCCGCAGTTGTGGCATGTGGGCACCGCGCGGGACGCGCGTAAGTCTGCCAACCCGGAGCTGCCGAGCGCCGGCCCTTCAGGGCTGCTGAAGCCGGGCAAACAAATTGCCGAGCCCATGACCACCGCGCATATCGAGCGCGTGATCCAGGCCTTTGCCGAGGCGGCTGCCGACGCGCAGAAGCTGGGATTTGACGGCGTCGAGCTCCACGGTGCACACGGCTACCTCATCGACCAGTTCTTCTGGGAAGGCACCAACCAGCGCAGCGATGCCTGGGGCGGCAGCATGGCCAAGCGCGGGCAGTTTGCGGTGGAAATCATCAAGGCGGTGCGCGCGGCCACCGGCCCGGACTTCCCCATCATGCTGCGTTACTCTCAATGGAAGCAGCAGGACTACACCGCGCGTCTGGCACAAACGCCGCAGGAGCTGCACGATTTTCTCGCGCCCCTGGCGGATGCCGGGGTGGACCTGTTCCACTGCTCCCAGCGCCGCTACTGGGAACCGGAGTTTGAAGGGTCGGACCTCAACCTGGCTGGCTGGACCAAAGAACTCACCGGCAAGCCCACCGTGACCGTGGGCTCGGTGAGCCTGGATGGGGATTTCTTTGGTGCCTTTGCCGGGCAGTCTTCCGAGACCCGCGCCATCGACGATTTGCTGACGCGACTCGAGCGCGGCGAGTTCGATCTGGTGGCCGTAGGCCGCGCCCTGCTGCAGGACCCACAGTGGGCCAACAAAGTCCGCGATGGGCGTCTCGACGAATTGCAGTCTTTTAACGGCGAATCACTCGGCCGCCTGACCTGA
- a CDS encoding SDR family NAD(P)-dependent oxidoreductase, with product MSNNKTVLVTGGSSGLGAQFCRTLAANGYTVVAAARRLEQLQTLCAEIEAAGGKAYPLELDVTDLGALAGAIDKAEAVVGPITCLVNNAGSSVSKKAVDMTPEDFDFVVDLNLKAPYFLCTEFARRWIANGIQGRIVNVGSVSDRKAMPGHTVYGTTKAAIARLTQQFAREWINKGICVNALAPGYIRTELNAEYFDSPAGQAVTAFMPRRRVGKPSDLNKAILYLCEPDQEFLTGQVLALDDGQCL from the coding sequence ATGAGTAACAACAAAACCGTACTGGTGACCGGCGGCTCCTCCGGCCTCGGCGCACAATTCTGCCGCACTCTGGCCGCCAACGGCTATACCGTGGTTGCCGCCGCGCGGCGCCTGGAGCAACTGCAAACCCTGTGCGCAGAAATTGAAGCGGCCGGCGGCAAGGCCTATCCGCTGGAACTGGATGTCACCGACCTGGGCGCCCTCGCCGGTGCCATCGACAAGGCGGAGGCCGTCGTCGGCCCCATCACCTGCCTGGTCAACAACGCCGGCAGCTCGGTGAGCAAGAAAGCCGTGGACATGACCCCGGAAGATTTCGATTTCGTAGTGGACCTGAACCTCAAGGCCCCGTATTTCCTCTGTACCGAATTCGCCCGCCGCTGGATCGCCAACGGCATCCAGGGCCGTATTGTGAACGTGGGCTCCGTCTCCGACCGCAAGGCAATGCCCGGACACACCGTGTACGGCACCACCAAGGCCGCCATCGCCCGCCTGACCCAGCAATTTGCCCGTGAGTGGATCAACAAGGGCATTTGCGTAAACGCACTGGCACCGGGCTATATCCGCACCGAACTCAATGCCGAATACTTTGACAGCCCCGCCGGCCAGGCGGTAACCGCGTTTATGCCGCGCCGCCGTGTGGGCAAGCCCTCCGATCTGAACAAGGCCATCCTGTACCTGTGCGAACCGGACCAGGAATTTTTAACCGGCCAGGTACTGGCACTCGACGACGGCCAGTGCCTCTAA